The genomic window GCAGATTTAGCAGATTTGCAGATTTTTATTCTGCTGTTTCTAATCTCGCCGATTCTTATTTTAAATCTAATAAAGGTCTAACTAATGTTTCTTTGTTATTAGCCAAATCTTTCCAGTCTACTTTTATCGCAGGATTTACACCGTTGATGTAATCTTCAATATTGGTGTATCCATCTCCGTTTAAATCTCCTTGTGCATCAGATGGATCGTTCGGGTTTAAACCGTATTTTTTCTCCCATGCATCTGGTAATCCGTCTTTATCTGTATCCACATAAGGTTTTCCTTTGTATTCTGGATATCCTCCCACTTGAGAAACATCTGTAATAATTCCTTTTTTATAAGAATCCATCGGTAAACGTCTGTGTTCAAACTGATAGAATTCTTTTTTCTCTAATCCTTTTGCGTATTCAGGAACTCCTGTTTTTACTGTTCTTACGATTCTTTCGTCAACTTTATCTCTAATTGGTAATGTTGCTCCAACGTTTTTAAGAACAAATTCGTAAGATTCTTCAGCAGTCATGAATTTGTTAAACCACGGCATTGGAAAAGGTTTATCTGCTTTCATTTTAGCAAAGTATTCTTTTGCTTCATCATAAGTCATTAATTCACCTTTTTTATTCTCTAACTGAATTCCGCCATCCCAGTTGTCTTTAGAAACTTTTTCATTATTATTTACCACGTTTCCGTTTACGTAAGCTCTACCAAAAACCATATAAGGTAATTTACTTCTTCCCGATTCTGGTTTTAAGATTCTATAGCTGATTGGCTGAGTCAAATCAGTTACTGGACCTGGTTTGTAGAAGTTGTTGATGATATTGTAATTCGCAGTATAATCTCCTCCATCAGTTGATCTGTTATACCAGTTGAAAACCACATTATTCACAAAATTGAAAATTCCGTTCCAGCCGATAGAAGGGTTTCTTCCTGCATTATTAGCCCACATATTTCTCATGAAAGAGCAATTTTCTCCACCTAAAGTACTTCCAAAAGCATGATTATAAGTATCTAAAGCTTCTCCAAATAAACTGTTTTGGATAGTAATATTTACAGTTCCCACTTTTACATCTGGATAACCTGGGCCTGGGCTATAAATATGTCTGTAAATTGACATATTTTCATCTAATCCCCAAGTTGCAGAAACGTGGTCAATCATTATATTTCCAACAGGATTTCCTCCAATTGAATCATCACGACGTCCTACAAAAGTTTCTCCACGACGAAAACGCATATGTCTGATAATTACATCATGAGTATCAATCCAAGTTGATTCACCAGCAACACAAATACCATCCCCCGGAGCAGTCTGTCCTGCGATTGTGATATAAGGTGCTCTAATAATTAAAGGGCTTTTAAGTCTGATAATCCCAGAAACATTAAAAACTATTATTCTCGCTCCACCTTGTTCACAAGCTTCGCGTAAAGTTCCCGGTCCTCGATCTTCTAAACTTGTTACAGTATAAACTTTTCCACCACGACCACCAAATGTGTACATTCCTCCACCTTCAGCACCCGGAAAAGCTGGAATACTTGCCTGAGGTAAATCTGTTGGTCTTGATGCCCACGGAATATACGGTTTTCCATGTTTTGCTTCTTCTTCGATAACTACTAAAGCTTTTGTCCAAGCTTCATCAGAAAGTCTTTGAGCTTCTTCTTTAATTGCTTTTTCCTGAGCCTGAACTTCTGGACTTATCTTCGGATATTGAGCAAAACATTTTGCACTTCCTAAAAAAAGCAGAGATGATGCGATAAATAATGCGGAATTTTTCATGTTAATTTCTAGTTGTGGTAATTCTTTTTAAACAAATCACCTGTATCTTTTGACGAATACAGGTGAAAAGCTTTGTATAATTTTCTGTTTCTTAATAGTTAAATTTATTCTTGGAAGCTATATGTTCCTGCTCCACCGAAATTGTCATTCCATCCGATAGTTTGCAATAACCAAGGATTTGAAGTTAAAGCTGTCGTATTAAGACCACTTATGTAATAATTTGGATTGAATTTTATTTTAACGGCTGCACCACTTACATTATCCATTGGAGTTACTAAAGCAGTACGTACAAAATTAGCATTGTAATAAGTAGCCAAAGTATTCAATTGTGTTTGGAAAGTTGCTGCATCTGGATCAACAACAATGCTTGCACGAGAAGCTGCTAAAGGGTCTGTTGCTGTTGCATTTGTTTTATATTGCAAATAGTTTCCAGTTCTTTGCGTTCCGTTAATTGGCGTTAAACCTAACTTGCTTACTGTCCCACCTGTCATACCTGGAAGCACTTCATTATCATATAACATCCATCTTTGAACATCCCAAAAACGTTTTCCTTCGTAAGCTAATTCTACTCTTCTTTCATACAAAACAGCTTCAATAGCTTGATATTTATCAGTCAATGTACCAATTCCATAGTTGTTTGCTGCAGGAATACCAACACGCGCTCTAATTTTTCCTAGATAAGTGGCCGTACTTCCAGTTTGTCCTAATGCTGCATAACATTCTGCAATATTCAATAATAATTCTGCAAAACGATATTCCATAATATCAGTTGGCGAATAAGCGTAATTTACTGCATTACTTGCTGTTTGATTAGTCATTTTTCTAACAACTGCTGGACTTGTAGTAGTGGTATTAAGATCATTGAAATAAGCTTTATTAGCGTTATCTACCCAACGGTAAGACCAGAAAACTGCATTAGCACTTTCTTTATACCCCCACTTAACTCCAGAGAATGCAAATGTTCTATAAAATCTTGGATCACGATTAATGAAGAAAGTAAAATCATTGTATCCATTAGCCGTAGTTGGTCTTCTTCCATCTCCCATTGGAAACAGATCAATCATTTCTTTAGGAGCAGAAACTCCTCCAGTTCCACCTTGGCTTGGTAATCGAGTTGCTTTTTCCCAGTTATTATTTACGTTAAAATTAATATCAGTATTAGAATTTGATAAAAGCTGAACTGTAATTGCTTCTTTACATTTAATATTGTCAATTAAAAACATATTTTCCCAGTCTTTTGCCGAACTTCCATACAATCCATAACCATTTTGAGTCAATTCTGCTTCCGCAGCCAATCCAGCATCTAAAGCTGCTTGCCAACGTTCATTAGAACCATCCCAGCTTTTGTTAAACAAAGGACTTGCATATGTTAATAAAACTCTTGATTTTTGAGCCAATGCTGCTCCTTTTGTAAAGCGTCCATAGTTTGCAGCATCCCAATCTCCTGGCAATAAGCTTGCCGCCATATCTAAATCGCTAACAATTTGCGCTACAACTTCTGAAACTTTAGCTCTCGGTAACTTAATACTTTCATCATCTACAGATGGATTTTGAACTTTTGTTACAATCGGAACACCTCCATAAGTACGCATTAAATCAAAATACTGAATAGCGCGCATATAATACATTTGTCCTTTTGCACGATCACGAAATGTTTTATCCAAACTTGCTCCTTTTACATCGATGTCTTCAAGAAGATTATTACATTCTCTA from Flavobacterium sp. KACC 22763 includes these protein-coding regions:
- a CDS encoding polysaccharide lyase codes for the protein MKNSALFIASSLLFLGSAKCFAQYPKISPEVQAQEKAIKEEAQRLSDEAWTKALVVIEEEAKHGKPYIPWASRPTDLPQASIPAFPGAEGGGMYTFGGRGGKVYTVTSLEDRGPGTLREACEQGGARIIVFNVSGIIRLKSPLIIRAPYITIAGQTAPGDGICVAGESTWIDTHDVIIRHMRFRRGETFVGRRDDSIGGNPVGNIMIDHVSATWGLDENMSIYRHIYSPGPGYPDVKVGTVNITIQNSLFGEALDTYNHAFGSTLGGENCSFMRNMWANNAGRNPSIGWNGIFNFVNNVVFNWYNRSTDGGDYTANYNIINNFYKPGPVTDLTQPISYRILKPESGRSKLPYMVFGRAYVNGNVVNNNEKVSKDNWDGGIQLENKKGELMTYDEAKEYFAKMKADKPFPMPWFNKFMTAEESYEFVLKNVGATLPIRDKVDERIVRTVKTGVPEYAKGLEKKEFYQFEHRRLPMDSYKKGIITDVSQVGGYPEYKGKPYVDTDKDGLPDAWEKKYGLNPNDPSDAQGDLNGDGYTNIEDYINGVNPAIKVDWKDLANNKETLVRPLLDLK
- a CDS encoding RagB/SusD family nutrient uptake outer membrane protein; amino-acid sequence: MKTKFNIYITLALVLVLGVSCSDNFLDEVKPIGQYDDSFYQNQARVQAYVDNQYYDFFAAYKSPTSSVIGVYTDVNTKLTEEQGGVQDYTNPSKLLLTPDVAKDYFGAKIGTGLINNAYTRIRECNNLLEDIDVKGASLDKTFRDRAKGQMYYMRAIQYFDLMRTYGGVPIVTKVQNPSVDDESIKLPRAKVSEVVAQIVSDLDMAASLLPGDWDAANYGRFTKGAALAQKSRVLLTYASPLFNKSWDGSNERWQAALDAGLAAEAELTQNGYGLYGSSAKDWENMFLIDNIKCKEAITVQLLSNSNTDINFNVNNNWEKATRLPSQGGTGGVSAPKEMIDLFPMGDGRRPTTANGYNDFTFFINRDPRFYRTFAFSGVKWGYKESANAVFWSYRWVDNANKAYFNDLNTTTTSPAVVRKMTNQTASNAVNYAYSPTDIMEYRFAELLLNIAECYAALGQTGSTATYLGKIRARVGIPAANNYGIGTLTDKYQAIEAVLYERRVELAYEGKRFWDVQRWMLYDNEVLPGMTGGTVSKLGLTPINGTQRTGNYLQYKTNATATDPLAASRASIVVDPDAATFQTQLNTLATYYNANFVRTALVTPMDNVSGAAVKIKFNPNYYISGLNTTALTSNPWLLQTIGWNDNFGGAGTYSFQE